In Methylomonas sp. MK1, the following are encoded in one genomic region:
- a CDS encoding histidine phosphatase family protein produces the protein MHQSTIIDFLRHGEARGGSCYRGVTDDPLTERGWRQMYSQCGEGQWDAVISSPLRRCRSFAAAWCEQQQLDLVIEPAWREIDFGAWEGQTAEQISSRWPDALAEFYKDPVNFTPPNAESYQTFAARVRQGWENLLTGQAGRRVLVVTHAGVIRAIFAEAFNLPVTQSFHIDLPHACLTRFTSFDDGKGRFVQLNFHKPG, from the coding sequence ATGCATCAGTCAACCATAATCGATTTTCTGCGGCACGGCGAAGCCCGAGGCGGTTCGTGTTATCGCGGAGTCACAGACGATCCGCTTACCGAACGCGGTTGGCGGCAGATGTATAGCCAATGCGGGGAAGGGCAGTGGGACGCGGTGATCAGTTCGCCGTTGCGCCGTTGCCGTTCCTTTGCCGCCGCCTGGTGTGAACAACAGCAACTGGACTTGGTGATCGAACCGGCATGGCGTGAAATTGATTTCGGCGCTTGGGAAGGCCAAACCGCCGAGCAAATTTCCAGTCGCTGGCCCGACGCACTTGCGGAATTTTATAAAGACCCTGTGAATTTCACCCCGCCCAATGCCGAAAGCTATCAAACATTCGCCGCCCGCGTGCGGCAGGGCTGGGAAAATTTATTGACCGGCCAGGCCGGGCGGCGAGTGCTGGTGGTTACCCATGCTGGTGTGATCAGAGCAATATTCGCGGAAGCCTTCAATCTGCCGGTTACCCAAAGTTTTCATATCGATTTGCCGCACGCCTGTTTAACCCGTTTTACCAGCTTCGATGACGGTAAGGGGCGCTTCGTCCAGCTTAATTTTCACAAGCCGGGTTGA
- a CDS encoding phosphate/phosphite/phosphonate ABC transporter substrate-binding protein — protein sequence MSYMFTVSPDFAPDRLSGWYIFNTWLQKQSAEAIHLEMYNHYHDLHQAIAEDKIDLIYANPFDAAMLVREKGFLPLVRAQGEADEAIIAVNADSNINDVADLKPNTRVAFTDDPDVRLMGMIMLEPADLHAGNIIPLLSDNHVLVAKHLLKGEADVGIILAEAYDNLSGMIKKQLRILVRSQISVIYHSLMIGPRLQSRRDDFQKILLEMDKDEKGNGVLNALGFTAWQKIEDEEMEFMIDLMDTLNT from the coding sequence ATGTCTTACATGTTTACAGTTAGCCCGGATTTTGCCCCAGACCGCCTGTCGGGTTGGTATATCTTCAACACTTGGTTGCAAAAACAGAGCGCCGAAGCCATCCATTTGGAAATGTACAATCATTATCACGATCTACACCAAGCCATAGCCGAGGATAAGATCGATTTGATTTACGCCAATCCCTTCGATGCGGCCATGCTGGTCAGAGAGAAAGGTTTTTTGCCATTGGTGCGCGCCCAGGGTGAAGCCGACGAAGCGATCATTGCTGTTAACGCCGATAGCAATATCAACGACGTGGCGGATTTAAAGCCGAATACGCGTGTGGCATTCACCGACGATCCGGATGTGCGCCTGATGGGGATGATCATGTTGGAGCCCGCTGATTTGCATGCCGGCAATATCATCCCGCTGTTATCGGACAATCATGTGTTGGTGGCAAAACATCTGCTGAAAGGCGAGGCGGATGTCGGCATTATTCTCGCTGAGGCATACGACAACCTGTCCGGTATGATCAAAAAACAGCTGCGCATATTGGTGCGCAGTCAAATTAGCGTCATCTACCATTCTCTGATGATAGGTCCGAGATTGCAGAGTCGTCGCGACGACTTCCAAAAAATACTACTGGAGATGGATAAGGATGAAAAAGGTAACGGTGTGCTGAATGCTCTTGGTTTCACTGCATGGCAAAAAATCGAGGACGAAGAAATGGAGTTCATGATCGATTTGATGGACACCTTGAACACTTGA
- a CDS encoding PAS domain-containing protein, producing MIVDMKPEDIVGEYQEATLTYCDGKSRKVLYTELETPYPDGKLIVSTTTPDGIISHVNRAFVEMSGYTEAELLGAPHCILRHPDMPAAAFKDLWDTVLRGEKWQGFVKNLRKDGGYYWVKATVIPNVRAGKVVGYTSVRRKPSRSKVDECIALYPTLI from the coding sequence ATGATCGTTGATATGAAACCCGAAGACATCGTTGGCGAGTACCAGGAAGCAACGCTTACCTATTGCGATGGCAAATCCAGAAAAGTGCTGTACACCGAGCTTGAAACGCCGTATCCCGATGGCAAGTTGATTGTTTCCACCACCACGCCGGATGGCATCATCAGCCACGTCAATCGCGCATTTGTGGAAATGTCGGGCTATACCGAAGCGGAGTTACTCGGCGCGCCGCATTGTATTCTCAGGCATCCGGATATGCCGGCCGCCGCGTTTAAAGACTTATGGGATACGGTACTACGTGGTGAAAAATGGCAAGGCTTTGTGAAAAACTTACGCAAGGATGGCGGTTATTATTGGGTAAAAGCGACGGTCATTCCCAATGTGCGCGCTGGTAAGGTGGTTGGCTATACCTCGGTGCGCCGCAAACCCTCGCGCAGCAAAGTCGATGAATGCATCGCACTGTATCCGACACTTATTTAA
- a CDS encoding roadblock/LC7 domain-containing protein — MKADMLTSVLTELNGTSADIEASGVISTDGLMMASVLPAGMDEDRVGAMSAAMLSLGDRTAQELNRGNLEQVLIKGARGYVLMTYAGNEAVLTVLAKPNAKLGLIFLDVKRAAESISEML, encoded by the coding sequence ATGAAAGCAGACATGCTGACGTCGGTTTTAACCGAGCTGAACGGTACTTCGGCGGATATAGAAGCCTCCGGTGTGATTTCCACCGACGGTTTGATGATGGCGTCGGTATTGCCAGCCGGTATGGACGAAGATCGGGTGGGCGCTATGAGTGCGGCGATGTTGTCCTTGGGCGATAGGACCGCTCAAGAATTAAATCGCGGCAATTTGGAGCAGGTGCTGATCAAAGGTGCCAGGGGCTATGTGTTAATGACCTATGCCGGCAACGAAGCCGTACTCACGGTACTCGCCAAGCCCAACGCCAAACTCGGACTAATCTTCCTTGACGTGAAGCGTGCGGCGGAGAGTATTTCCGAAATGCTGTAA
- a CDS encoding GTP-binding protein, with amino-acid sequence MSQYKIIFTGPVGAGKTTAINAISDVPPVKTDAAASDMTKNRKASTTVAMDYGVMNLAGGEKIHLYGTPGQERFDFMWDILTNGGIGLILLLDNTRADPFQDMRFFLDAFGKFINDTSVAIGVTQMDLSSTPSIEDYHVQLQGVGLKPPVFAVDAREKNDVSLLVQALLYSLDPGLAG; translated from the coding sequence ATGAGTCAATACAAAATTATTTTCACGGGCCCAGTAGGTGCCGGCAAAACGACTGCAATTAATGCCATCAGTGATGTCCCGCCGGTCAAAACCGATGCGGCCGCCAGTGATATGACAAAAAACCGTAAAGCATCCACAACGGTGGCTATGGACTACGGTGTGATGAATTTGGCGGGCGGCGAAAAAATTCACTTGTACGGCACTCCCGGCCAGGAGCGATTCGATTTCATGTGGGATATTTTAACCAACGGAGGCATCGGCTTAATTTTACTGCTGGACAACACGCGCGCGGACCCTTTTCAGGACATGCGTTTTTTCCTGGACGCATTCGGTAAGTTTATCAACGATACCAGCGTAGCGATTGGGGTGACACAAATGGATTTGAGTAGTACGCCCTCAATAGAAGACTACCATGTGCAATTGCAGGGAGTTGGCTTGAAACCGCCGGTTTTTGCGGTGGATGCCCGGGAAAAGAATGACGTCTCTTTGTTGGTACAAGCCCTGTTATATTCCCTCGATCCTGGTTTGGCGGGCTAA
- a CDS encoding type IV pilus assembly protein FimV has translation MPQYFSRLLAGTPLDEFPQETDFWHDRELSLFSCPNADADQALTAIVFKISRNPKDLLAHLRRIYICYDRHLSEQLYAALLDLVIILNGKGASISRRMIQASQARLSVQQCLDLLKTNGQTPPGNRYSLFSKGLLGRRELVMSKQQTETEHDYLALANDFIEYSQLEQAMDVLETGITLQHDRPDLQLALLELYKSTKNRERFQINRQRFSDSAIVLDAEWRELANYFEGQAS, from the coding sequence ATGCCCCAATACTTTTCCCGACTGCTTGCTGGAACACCGCTTGACGAGTTCCCGCAAGAAACCGACTTTTGGCACGACCGGGAACTCAGCTTGTTTAGCTGCCCCAACGCCGATGCCGATCAAGCATTGACCGCCATAGTTTTCAAAATTAGTAGAAACCCGAAAGATCTGCTGGCGCATCTACGACGGATTTATATTTGTTACGACCGGCACCTGTCCGAGCAACTCTACGCGGCGCTGTTAGATTTAGTGATTATTTTGAATGGGAAAGGGGCTTCGATTAGTCGCCGTATGATACAAGCTAGTCAGGCGCGACTGTCTGTTCAGCAATGTCTGGATTTGCTCAAAACAAACGGGCAGACGCCGCCAGGTAATCGATATTCTTTGTTCAGCAAAGGTCTGTTGGGTCGCCGCGAACTGGTCATGTCTAAGCAGCAAACAGAAACCGAGCATGATTATCTGGCGCTAGCCAATGACTTTATCGAATACAGCCAGCTTGAGCAGGCCATGGATGTGTTGGAAACCGGCATCACCCTTCAGCATGATCGTCCGGATTTACAACTGGCTTTGTTAGAGCTTTATAAATCCACAAAAAACCGCGAGCGCTTTCAAATCAATCGGCAACGCTTTAGCGACTCTGCCATTGTCCTAGATGCTGAATGGCGGGAATTGGCAAATTACTTTGAAGGACAGGCATCATGA
- the argH gene encoding argininosuccinate lyase, whose translation MTTVNTEKLSSARFAEATDAFVEEFTASVNFDRRMARQDIQGSLAHAAMLCKIGILTEQELADIRSGLMQIGGEIERGEFVWSIKQEDVHMNIEARLTDLIGIAGKKLHTGRSRNDQVATDIRLYLRSEIETILTQLQRLQIALLDVAEREADTIMPGFTHLQVAQPVTFGHHLMAWFEMLCRDKERLQDCCKRLNVMPLGAAALAGTSYPIDRFMTAELLGFSRPSNNSLDSVSDRDFAIEFAAAGSLIMMHLSRFSEELVLWASAQFNFIDIPDAFCTGSSIMPQKKNPDVPELVRGKSGRVTGHLMSLLMLMKSQPLAYNKDNQEDKEPLFDTADTLINCLRAFADMMPRIQAKRENMYNAAKRGFATATDLADYLVRKGMPFRDAHEVVGQAVRLGLQTDRDLSELALTELQGFSATITADVFDILKLEGSVAARNHIGGTAPEAVRQAICEARQQIPH comes from the coding sequence ATGACCACCGTTAACACCGAAAAACTTTCCAGCGCCCGTTTTGCCGAAGCCACCGATGCTTTTGTCGAAGAATTTACCGCTTCAGTCAATTTTGACCGGCGCATGGCCCGGCAAGATATTCAAGGCTCTCTGGCGCACGCGGCCATGCTGTGCAAAATAGGTATTCTGACTGAGCAGGAGCTCGCCGACATTCGCAGCGGATTGATGCAAATCGGCGGCGAGATCGAACGCGGCGAGTTCGTCTGGTCGATCAAGCAGGAAGATGTGCACATGAACATCGAAGCGCGTTTGACCGATTTGATCGGCATTGCCGGCAAAAAACTGCATACCGGCCGTTCGCGTAATGACCAGGTCGCAACTGACATTCGCTTATATTTGCGCAGCGAAATTGAAACGATATTGACGCAGTTGCAACGCCTGCAAATCGCTTTATTGGATGTGGCGGAGCGCGAGGCCGACACCATCATGCCGGGTTTTACCCATTTGCAAGTCGCGCAGCCCGTGACATTCGGCCATCATCTGATGGCGTGGTTCGAAATGCTGTGCCGGGATAAGGAGCGTCTGCAAGATTGCTGTAAACGCTTGAATGTGATGCCGTTGGGCGCCGCAGCATTGGCCGGTACCAGTTATCCTATCGACCGTTTTATGACCGCCGAACTATTGGGATTTTCCCGGCCGTCGAATAACTCCTTGGATTCGGTTAGCGACCGCGATTTTGCGATTGAGTTTGCGGCGGCCGGCAGTTTAATCATGATGCATCTGTCGCGGTTTTCCGAAGAATTGGTGTTGTGGGCCAGCGCGCAATTCAATTTTATCGACATTCCCGATGCGTTTTGCACCGGCTCCTCGATCATGCCGCAAAAGAAAAACCCCGACGTACCAGAACTGGTGCGCGGTAAATCCGGCCGGGTCACCGGGCATTTGATGTCCTTATTGATGCTGATGAAAAGCCAGCCCTTGGCGTACAACAAAGATAATCAGGAAGACAAGGAACCCTTGTTCGATACCGCCGACACCTTAATCAATTGTCTGCGGGCCTTTGCCGATATGATGCCGCGCATTCAAGCCAAACGCGAAAATATGTATAACGCGGCGAAAAGAGGCTTTGCTACCGCTACGGACTTGGCTGATTATTTGGTTCGCAAAGGTATGCCATTTCGCGATGCCCACGAAGTTGTAGGCCAAGCTGTGCGCCTGGGACTACAAACGGATCGGGATCTGTCAGAATTAGCGCTCACGGAGTTGCAGGGCTTTTCCGCCACCATTACAGCTGACGTTTTCGACATTCTTAAACTGGAAGGTTCGGTCGCTGCCCGCAATCATATCGGCGGCACCGCACCTGAGGCGGTTCGTCAGGCAATATGTGAAGCAAGACAACAAATACCCCACTAA
- a CDS encoding sensor histidine kinase, whose amino-acid sequence MISLRQRLNRGLIIILSMVFAGHWLAADWVIRSVAEKQMLTRLQHDGDSLLDTLKRNAEGELIFDSSHAGTVYGQAYSGHYFVIQIDGKAYYSKSLQDGVLPFATEPVNTARQFHFPDGPHHQPLLVLSRGFERFGHAITISIAEDLSDIGHDIDHIRLAYLVLTAMVLLTAIALQSNDVRRSLKPLQAARDELAEIAYGRQSQIQARVPAEIKPLVAEVNRLLVLVERRLHQSRTAIGNLAHALKTPLAMLFRLAENSQLDDHPELRNQLQQQTQAIHERIERELKRARISGNLQTASVFNSQQELTALVMLLQNVYAEKNLTIKVNAPDQLINFDREDMLELTGNLLDNACKWADKQVVVSVEHEDGITIRVEDDGPGCSLQDMQQLSKRGLRLDEAVQGHGLGLAIVRDIAVFYGGTLEIMRSKQLGGLHVSVQFPRWIAAASV is encoded by the coding sequence GTGATTTCATTACGCCAGCGTCTCAACCGCGGCTTGATCATTATCCTGAGTATGGTGTTTGCCGGACACTGGTTGGCAGCAGATTGGGTGATTCGCTCCGTGGCGGAAAAACAAATGCTGACCCGCTTGCAACACGATGGCGACTCGTTGCTCGATACATTGAAACGCAATGCCGAAGGCGAACTGATCTTCGATAGCTCGCATGCAGGCACCGTTTACGGTCAGGCGTATTCCGGCCACTATTTCGTGATCCAGATTGACGGAAAAGCCTATTATTCAAAATCGCTGCAAGATGGGGTTTTGCCTTTCGCCACGGAGCCTGTCAATACCGCCAGGCAATTCCATTTTCCCGATGGGCCGCATCATCAACCTTTGCTGGTCTTGAGTCGAGGTTTCGAGCGGTTTGGTCATGCAATCACGATTAGTATTGCCGAGGATTTGAGCGATATTGGTCACGATATAGATCATATCCGGCTCGCCTATCTGGTACTGACGGCCATGGTACTGCTGACTGCAATCGCCCTCCAAAGTAACGATGTGCGCAGATCGCTGAAACCGTTGCAGGCCGCGCGGGATGAATTGGCGGAGATTGCCTATGGCCGTCAGTCACAGATCCAAGCCAGAGTGCCGGCGGAAATCAAACCTTTGGTTGCGGAAGTCAATCGCTTGCTAGTGCTGGTTGAGAGGCGCTTGCATCAATCGCGCACGGCGATTGGCAATTTGGCTCACGCGTTAAAAACGCCTTTGGCGATGCTGTTTCGCTTGGCTGAAAATTCGCAACTGGATGATCATCCGGAGCTGCGCAATCAGTTGCAACAGCAAACTCAAGCGATACATGAGCGCATCGAGCGAGAATTAAAACGCGCCCGTATCTCCGGTAATCTGCAAACTGCCAGTGTGTTTAATTCGCAGCAAGAACTCACGGCCTTAGTCATGCTTTTGCAAAACGTTTATGCTGAGAAAAATCTAACGATCAAAGTAAATGCCCCCGATCAACTAATCAATTTTGATCGGGAAGACATGCTGGAACTGACCGGTAATTTGCTGGACAACGCCTGCAAATGGGCTGATAAGCAGGTCGTAGTCTCAGTTGAACATGAGGACGGCATTACCATCCGTGTCGAAGACGATGGTCCCGGTTGTTCGTTGCAGGATATGCAGCAATTAAGTAAGCGGGGTTTACGGCTGGACGAAGCAGTGCAGGGACATGGGCTAGGCTTGGCGATTGTGCGTGACATCGCCGTATTTTATGGCGGTACTCTGGAGATCATGCGTTCCAAGCAGCTAGGTGGTTTGCATGTGAGTGTGCAATTCCCAAGGTGGATAGCTGCAGCATCGGTATAA
- a CDS encoding response regulator transcription factor — MRLLLVEDDPGLSRSLKADLERAGFAVDLAMDGESGEFLGMTESYDIVILDLGLPKMPGLEVLRRWRQAGNHVPVIVLTARDAWHEKVDGFKVGADDYLGKPFHIEELQARIQALLKRMHGMMQPQLCGCGVTLDEDRQTVSVDGAEHAELTAIEFRLLRYFMLHPGKLLTKSHLLEHVYESDGDPASNVIEVYINRLRRKLGKDLIATRRGQGYIFGEKP; from the coding sequence ATGCGACTATTGCTGGTAGAAGATGATCCAGGCCTGTCCCGATCCTTAAAAGCCGACCTGGAAAGAGCCGGGTTTGCGGTCGATTTGGCCATGGATGGCGAAAGCGGCGAGTTTTTAGGCATGACTGAATCCTACGATATCGTCATCCTGGATTTAGGCTTGCCGAAAATGCCCGGACTAGAAGTACTGCGACGTTGGCGGCAGGCGGGCAATCATGTGCCGGTCATTGTGCTGACTGCGAGGGATGCCTGGCATGAAAAAGTCGACGGCTTTAAAGTGGGTGCTGACGACTATTTAGGCAAACCGTTTCATATCGAGGAGTTACAGGCACGCATCCAAGCCTTGTTAAAGCGCATGCACGGGATGATGCAGCCGCAACTGTGTGGTTGCGGTGTGACCTTGGACGAAGACAGACAAACGGTCAGTGTGGATGGCGCTGAGCATGCCGAGTTGACGGCAATCGAGTTTCGTTTGCTGCGCTATTTCATGCTGCATCCCGGTAAGCTGCTCACCAAAAGCCATTTACTTGAGCACGTGTACGAAAGCGATGGCGACCCCGCCAGCAACGTTATCGAAGTGTATATCAATCGGTTACGGCGTAAATTGGGTAAGGATTTGATCGCTACTCGGCGTGGGCAAGGCTATATCTTCGGTGAGAAGCCGTGA
- a CDS encoding cytochrome b/b6 domain-containing protein, with translation MNNENTVAVWDIFIRIFHWSLVIAFTVAYFTSEEENAWHIYAGYTVLGLIIFRILWGIIGSRHARFSDFVRSPGNVYRYIRELRAGSAKHYVGHNPLGGWMVMALLSTLLVVTVSGLKVYAIEEGRGPLAGDPATITLISAAHAEDDDDDDGKAEMESQDEEFWEEIHEGATNFMLVLIALHIAGVIISSRFHRESLVKAMLTGKKSKE, from the coding sequence ATGAATAACGAAAACACCGTAGCGGTCTGGGACATTTTTATCCGTATTTTTCACTGGTCGTTGGTAATTGCCTTTACTGTCGCCTATTTCACCAGCGAAGAAGAAAACGCTTGGCATATTTACGCCGGCTACACGGTTTTGGGTCTGATTATCTTCCGCATTCTGTGGGGAATAATCGGCAGCCGCCATGCCCGCTTTAGCGATTTTGTCCGTTCTCCCGGGAATGTTTACCGCTATATACGCGAACTGCGCGCAGGTTCCGCGAAACATTATGTCGGCCACAATCCTTTGGGCGGCTGGATGGTCATGGCATTGCTCTCTACGCTGCTGGTTGTGACTGTCAGCGGCTTAAAAGTATATGCGATAGAAGAAGGCCGCGGTCCTCTGGCTGGTGATCCCGCGACGATAACTTTGATCAGCGCTGCCCATGCGGAAGACGACGACGACGACGATGGAAAAGCAGAGATGGAAAGCCAAGATGAAGAATTTTGGGAGGAAATTCATGAAGGTGCAACGAACTTTATGCTGGTATTGATTGCCCTGCATATAGCCGGTGTCATTATCTCCAGCAGATTCCACCGAGAGAGCCTAGTTAAAGCTATGCTCACCGGAAAAAAGTCAAAGGAATGA
- a CDS encoding Ig domain-containing protein — MKKMTFLLPLLALGSTAEASDIRGGLGNFDALNHTGGPVYGIEIELDDTYSKDVVSTYPGNHYGYGKVREDLSDPAHPKTFVRYEKDGAYTNPYPLGSTLYCYDLSKNVGCEHFGVHFAYTSTTPYSAVKYNWLVKDGSGKLIVGPALQLNTPVFDYTPPTTNFPAQVVATIPAPVVSQRVVKEFGEPSWVKVIKTKTHRTRVLPLADLISDDHDGDGLADWTNGEPDEVESEWYLLQSRNGASNAKSELRGGSDSMGNNAEEIVTRRYEFYAYGGPAASIDGEKGEAMCDTVGPDNLHGNGIVEVTDANGGAHEFDCSTAEVVGAYQGSQMTEFVAISPFAMVDALQNGNVNELFPERPTVSGGNTPYVVNVSAGALPNGLTLAQDTGLLSGVPSKVGTFKFTVSANDADNTSASKAFTVKVTGPGDTDSDNDIDMNDLNAIRAKYGQTVPANDPRDLNRDLRVNFIDYRKAASLCTLPQCVVVNPAP; from the coding sequence ATGAAAAAAATGACATTCTTATTGCCATTGTTGGCGCTCGGTTCTACTGCCGAAGCGAGCGACATCAGGGGCGGACTGGGCAACTTCGATGCACTCAATCACACAGGAGGCCCCGTCTACGGCATAGAAATCGAGCTGGACGATACCTACAGCAAGGACGTGGTCAGCACCTACCCAGGCAATCATTATGGTTATGGCAAAGTACGGGAGGACCTCAGCGACCCCGCGCATCCAAAAACTTTTGTGCGTTATGAAAAAGACGGAGCGTACACCAATCCGTACCCGCTAGGCAGCACCCTCTATTGTTACGACTTAAGCAAAAATGTTGGTTGCGAACATTTTGGAGTCCACTTTGCCTACACCAGCACCACGCCCTATAGCGCAGTCAAATACAACTGGCTGGTCAAGGATGGCAGCGGCAAACTGATCGTTGGTCCAGCTCTACAGTTGAATACTCCTGTATTCGACTACACCCCGCCAACCACCAACTTCCCCGCTCAAGTCGTGGCAACCATACCGGCTCCGGTTGTCTCACAACGCGTGGTGAAAGAATTTGGCGAACCAAGTTGGGTCAAGGTCATCAAAACCAAAACCCATCGAACCCGGGTTTTGCCATTGGCCGATTTGATCAGTGACGATCACGACGGCGACGGCCTGGCGGACTGGACTAACGGAGAACCGGACGAAGTCGAATCCGAGTGGTATCTGCTGCAATCGCGGAATGGCGCCAGCAATGCCAAGTCGGAGTTGCGCGGCGGTAGCGACAGCATGGGCAACAACGCCGAAGAAATCGTAACCCGCCGTTACGAATTTTATGCGTATGGTGGACCCGCAGCATCCATAGACGGCGAAAAAGGCGAAGCCATGTGCGATACGGTCGGACCGGATAATCTCCACGGCAACGGTATAGTGGAAGTAACCGATGCCAACGGCGGCGCTCATGAATTCGATTGCTCGACTGCGGAAGTCGTCGGCGCCTACCAAGGCTCGCAAATGACGGAATTCGTGGCAATCTCGCCCTTCGCAATGGTCGATGCGCTACAAAATGGCAATGTCAACGAACTGTTTCCGGAGCGACCCACCGTTAGCGGCGGCAACACGCCTTACGTGGTAAACGTCAGCGCCGGCGCACTACCGAATGGTTTGACACTTGCGCAAGACACAGGTCTGTTATCCGGCGTGCCATCCAAGGTAGGTACCTTCAAGTTTACCGTCTCAGCGAACGACGCCGATAACACCAGCGCGTCCAAAGCCTTTACCGTCAAAGTAACAGGCCCCGGCGATACTGATAGCGATAACGACATCGACATGAACGATTTGAACGCTATTAGAGCGAAATATGGTCAAACCGTACCAGCCAATGATCCGCGCGATTTGAACCGTGATCTGCGCGTCAATTTCATCGATTACAGAAAGGCCGCCTCGCTCTGCACCTTACCGCAATGCGTCGTGGTCAACCCTGCGCCCTAA
- a CDS encoding cohesin domain-containing protein gives MNKHLLTKLLALAFVGFFQTTEAATLNLKFTDDTNIRSFAKGSFFDVKIYINSVNDLAGFDFDLTYNSTNLFAQSLTSSSIFGADTEALASISTITPGVGAALGKIHFAELLSGGSVTTGLNITAPTLLGTVKFKALNISAGNALSIIPDPIYTPAQLLFLSDGSGPATTTIGATVHVTAPAAVPLPTSAFLFVPGLLGVLGFGRKRAVKG, from the coding sequence ATGAACAAACACTTGCTCACCAAACTGCTTGCGCTGGCATTCGTCGGCTTTTTCCAGACAACTGAAGCGGCCACACTTAATCTTAAATTTACTGACGACACGAACATCCGCTCGTTCGCTAAAGGCTCATTTTTTGATGTCAAAATTTATATTAATAGCGTTAATGATCTGGCGGGCTTTGATTTCGACCTGACCTACAACAGCACCAATCTGTTCGCGCAATCGCTGACTAGCAGCAGTATTTTTGGCGCTGATACCGAAGCACTCGCCTCGATAAGCACCATCACACCCGGCGTGGGCGCAGCTTTGGGGAAAATTCATTTTGCCGAATTGCTGTCAGGAGGTAGCGTGACAACTGGATTGAACATCACTGCGCCCACCTTGCTGGGCACCGTCAAATTCAAAGCACTCAATATCAGTGCAGGCAATGCCTTAAGTATAATCCCCGACCCTATATATACTCCGGCACAACTACTGTTCCTCTCCGACGGTAGCGGGCCCGCCACCACAACGATTGGCGCTACTGTCCACGTGACCGCACCAGCCGCCGTTCCGTTGCCTACCTCTGCCTTCTTGTTCGTTCCGGGGCTGTTAGGCGTATTAGGGTTTGGCAGAAAACGGGCAGTAAAAGGCTAG